One Mycteria americana isolate JAX WOST 10 ecotype Jacksonville Zoo and Gardens chromosome 21, USCA_MyAme_1.0, whole genome shotgun sequence genomic region harbors:
- the EDN2 gene encoding endothelin-2, with amino-acid sequence MPSHPAGAVLLALALCTLLEDGTGHPPPESHLAAASAAHPRTKRCSCNSWLDKECIYFCHLDIIWVNTPGHTAPYGLGSPPRRRKRSLSRCECSHSRDNICATFCQVKPGYLQSPKLPVSSGASMKSPQSGGVRPSHRGLLRALRDLAVSSLRFGKHQHRSQRNVQPTVLPWKKNIRKKKR; translated from the exons ATGCCCAGCCACCCCGCCGGCGCCGTGCTGCTGGCGCTCGCCCTCTGCACCCTCCTGGAAGATG gtACGGGCCATCCTCCGCCGGAGTCCCACCTGGCCGCAGCCAGCGCCGCGCACCCGAGGACCAAGAGATGTTCCTGCAACAGCTGGCTGGATAAGGAATGCATTTACTTCTGTCACCTGGATATCATCTGGGTCAACACACCTGG acaCACTGCTCCCTATGGCTTGGGAAGCCCGCCAAGGCGGCGCAAGAGATCGCTCAGCAGGTGCGAGTGCTCGCACTCGAGGGACAACATCTGTGCCACCTTCTGCCAGGTGAAGCCTGG GTACCTCCAGAGTCCGAAGCTCCCAGTGAGCTCTGGAGCATCAATGAAGTCTCCGCAGAGCGGTGGTGTGAGGCCTTCCCATCGTGGCCTGCTGAGAGCTCTCAG GGATCTTGCCGTCTCCAGTCTGCGGTTCGGCAAGCATCAGCATCGTTCTCAGAGGAACGTACAGCCAACAGTTTTGCCTTGGAAGAAAAACATCCGGAAGAAGAAGAGATAA